From one Mesoplodon densirostris isolate mMesDen1 chromosome 19, mMesDen1 primary haplotype, whole genome shotgun sequence genomic stretch:
- the EHD2 gene encoding EH domain-containing protein 2, with protein sequence MFSWLKRGGARGQQPEAIRTVTSALKELYREKLLPLEEHYRFGAFHSPALEDADFDGKPMVLVAGQYSTGKTSFIQYLLEQEVPGSRVGPEPTTDCFVAVMHGDTEGTVPGNALVVDPDKPFRKLNPFGNTFLNRFMCAQLPNQVLESISIIDTPGILSGAKQRVSRGYDFPAVLRWFAERVDLIILLFDAHKLEISDEFSEAIGALRGHEDKIRVVLNKADMVETQQLMRVYGALMWALGKVVGTPEVLRVYIGSFWSQPLLVPDNRRLFELEEQDLFRDIQGLPRHAALRKLNDLVKRARLVRVHTYIISYLKKEMPSVFGKENKKKQLILKLPVIFAKIQLEHHISPGDFPDCQKMQELLMAHDFTKFHSLKPKLLEALDEMLTHNIAKLMPLLRQEELESTDVGVQGGAFEGTHMGPFVERGPDEALEDGEEGSDDESEWVVTKDKSKYDEIFYNLAPSDGKLSGTKAKTWMVGTKLPNSVLGRIWKLSDVDRDGMLDDEEFALASHLIEAKLEGHGLPTNLPRRLVPPSKRRHKGSAE encoded by the exons ATGTTCAGCTGGCTGAAGCGGGGCGGGGCTCGGGGCCAGCAGCCCGAGGCCATCCGCACAGTGACCTCAGCCCTCAAGGAGCTGTACCGTGAAAAGCTGCTACCTCTCGAGGAGCACTACCGCTTCGGGGCCTTCCATTCACCAGCCCTGGAGGATGCTGACTTTGACGGCAAGCCCATGGTGCTGGTGGCCGGCCAGTACAGCACGGGCAAGACCAGCTTCATCCAGTACCTGCTGGAGCAGGAGGTGCCTGGCTCCCGGGTGGGGCCCGAGCCCACCACCGACTGCTTCGTGGCCGTCATGCATGGTGACACCGAGGGCACCGTGCCTGGCAACGCCCTCGTCGTTGACCCAGACAAGCCCTTCCGCAAACTCAACCCCTTTGGGAACACCTTCCTCAACAG GTTCATGTGCGCCCAGCTCCCCAATCAGGTCCTGGAGAGCATTAGTATCATCGACACCCCAGGCATCCTGTCGGGGGCCAAACAGAGAGTGAGCCGCG GCTACGACTTCCCGGCAGTGCTGCGCTGGTTCGCCGAGCGCGTGGACCTCATCATCCTGCTCTTCGATGCTCACAAGCTGGAGATCTCAGACGAGTTCTCGGAGGCCATCGGCGCCCTGCGAGGCCACGAGGACAAGATCCGCGTGGTGCTCAACAAGGCCGACATGGTGGAGACGCAGCAGCTGATGCGCGTCTACGGGGCGCTCATGTGGGCGCTGGGCAAGGTGGTGGGCACACCCGAGGTGCTGCGCGTCTACATCGGTTCCTTCTGGTCCCAGCCCCTCCTGGTACCTGACAACCGGCGCCTCTTCGAGCTGGAGGAGCAGGACCTCTTCCGCGACATCCAGGGCCTGCCGCGCCACGCCGCACTGCGCAAGCTCAATGATCTGGTGAAGAGGGCCCGGCTGGTGCGG GTTCACACCTACATCATCAGCTACCTGAAGAAGGAGATGCCCTCCGTGTTTGGGAAGGAGAACAAGAAGAAGCAGCTGATCCTCAAGTTGCCTGTCATCTTTGCCAAGATTCAACTGGAGCATCACATATCTCCTGGTGACTTCCCGGACTGCCAGAAGATGCAG GAGCTGCTGATGGCCCACGACTTCACTAAGTTCCACTCGTTGAAGCCAAAGCTGCTGGAGGCACTGGATGAGATGCTGACCCACAACATTGCCAAGCTCATGCCCCTGCTCCGGCAGGAGGAGCTGGAAAGCACAGATGTGGGCGTGCAGGGGGGCGCTTTCGAGGGCACCCACATGGGCCCCTTCGTGGAGCGGGGGCCTGACGAGGCCCTGGAGGACGGCGAGGAGGGCTCGGATGATGAGAGTGAGTGGGTGGTGACCAAGGACAAGTCCAAATATGATGAGATCTTCTACAACCTGGCGCCGTCCGATGGCAAGCTGAGTGGCACCAAGGCCAAGACCTGGATGGTGGGTACCAAGCTCCCCAACTCTGTGCTGGGCCGCATCTGGAAGCTGAGCGATGTTGACCGAGATGGCATGCTGGACGACGAGGAGTTCGCCCTGGCCAGCCACCTCATCGAGGCCAAGCTCGAGGGCCACGGGCTGCCCACCAACCTGCCCCGCCGCCTGGTGCCACCTTCCAAGCGGCGCCACAAGGGCTCCGCTGAGTGA